In Dermatophilus congolensis, a genomic segment contains:
- a CDS encoding enoyl-CoA hydratase/isomerase family protein — translation MSGGVDVLPVFGRVQGACGVVTLNRPQAINALNVEMVRLVTGMLRVWESDDRVEVVVLRGAGERGFCAGGDVRRQRELALAGGTSRLDALAFWQEEYALDGLVASYSKPVVAVMDGVTMGGGVGLSGFADVRVVTSSSKVAMPELTIGFFPDVGASRLLASAPGELGTHLALTGHVMDAADAIAVGLADVFVDTSVDGGAVDALVERLGDGRSALAGVVGDDPGPSALMECRQWVDRCYAGSDPVAIVQALRSSGVEAAGVAADVIESRSPLAVHIALCALREAAAMSSLEEVLARDAVLARWFTDCPDFHEGVRAQLVDKDRSPRWMHGSLSEVRQAEVAAAFEAH, via the coding sequence GTGAGTGGTGGCGTCGATGTGTTGCCGGTGTTCGGTCGAGTGCAGGGTGCGTGTGGAGTGGTGACGCTGAACCGGCCGCAGGCGATTAATGCGTTGAATGTGGAGATGGTGCGCCTGGTGACGGGGATGTTGCGGGTATGGGAGAGCGATGATCGGGTGGAGGTGGTGGTTTTGCGTGGTGCGGGTGAGCGGGGGTTTTGTGCTGGGGGTGATGTGCGTCGTCAGCGGGAATTGGCCTTGGCTGGCGGTACTAGCCGGTTGGATGCATTGGCTTTTTGGCAGGAAGAGTATGCGCTGGATGGGCTGGTGGCTTCGTATTCCAAGCCAGTGGTGGCGGTGATGGATGGAGTCACGATGGGTGGTGGTGTGGGGTTGTCTGGTTTTGCTGATGTGCGGGTGGTGACGTCCTCCTCGAAGGTGGCGATGCCGGAGTTGACGATCGGGTTTTTCCCTGATGTGGGGGCGAGTCGGTTGTTGGCGTCGGCGCCTGGGGAGTTAGGGACGCATCTGGCGTTGACGGGGCATGTGATGGATGCTGCGGATGCGATCGCGGTGGGGTTGGCGGATGTGTTTGTGGATACTTCGGTAGATGGTGGTGCGGTGGATGCGCTGGTAGAGCGTTTGGGTGATGGTCGTAGTGCTCTAGCGGGTGTGGTTGGGGATGATCCGGGGCCGTCGGCGTTGATGGAGTGTCGTCAGTGGGTGGATCGTTGTTATGCGGGTTCAGATCCGGTAGCGATTGTTCAGGCGCTGCGCAGTAGTGGTGTGGAGGCTGCCGGTGTTGCTGCGGATGTGATCGAATCGCGTTCTCCGTTGGCGGTGCATATTGCGTTGTGTGCACTTCGTGAAGCTGCAGCGATGTCCTCTCTAGAAGAGGTTCTTGCGCGGGATGCGGTGTTGGCCAGGTGGTTTACGGATTGTCCTGATTTTCATGAGGGTGTTCGTGCCCAGCTTGTTGATAAGGATCGTTCTCCGCGCTGGATGCATGGCTCCTTGAGTGAGGTGAGGCAGGCGGAGGTGGCGGCTGCTTTCGAGGCACACTAA
- a CDS encoding SAM-dependent methyltransferase, whose protein sequence is MTITPDFEDVYRNDPDPWDVATSWYERRRTQLILAMLRQERYGLVWDAACGTGHLARELMGRAQRLVCTDIAGRACALTAAQVQQADACSTVCVVERSGLPQAPSALGGRVPDLVVLSEVLYYLDADERAATWEMLDRLCGPCTDIVAVHWAPRPEGSHLSGAAVQRELNAFLGQRGWWRLVTHTDMEFVAVLWSQDAPQSIGR, encoded by the coding sequence GTGACGATCACTCCGGATTTTGAGGACGTCTATCGGAACGATCCTGACCCGTGGGATGTGGCTACGAGTTGGTATGAGCGGCGTCGGACGCAGCTGATTTTGGCAATGCTGCGTCAGGAGCGGTATGGGCTGGTGTGGGATGCGGCGTGTGGGACGGGGCATCTGGCCCGTGAGCTGATGGGGCGGGCGCAGCGTTTGGTGTGTACCGATATTGCTGGGCGGGCGTGTGCTTTGACTGCTGCGCAGGTGCAACAGGCTGATGCCTGTTCGACGGTGTGTGTGGTGGAGCGTTCTGGGTTACCACAGGCGCCTTCGGCGTTAGGTGGGCGGGTGCCTGATCTGGTGGTATTGAGTGAGGTTTTGTATTACTTAGATGCTGATGAGCGGGCTGCCACGTGGGAGATGTTGGATCGGTTGTGTGGCCCGTGCACCGATATCGTGGCTGTGCATTGGGCGCCGCGTCCTGAGGGCAGCCATCTTTCGGGCGCTGCGGTGCAGCGGGAGTTGAATGCTTTTTTGGGTCAGCGGGGCTGGTGGAGATTGGTAACGCATACCGATATGGAGTTTGTGGCGGTGCTGTGGTCGCAGGATGCGCCGCAGAGTATTGGCCGGTAG
- a CDS encoding phospholipase, protein MSSRAMKVSIAAVLATGSFLAASPVHAAPTSPGNPASQRPVYAIAHRVLTVKGVDDAVKLGANAIEIDLTARKSGWSANHDGLPTSAGDSAETMFKHIAAKKKAGSNISFIWLDIKNPDYCKSGEAGSKCSIDHLRDLARNTFEKEGVRALYGFYKTAGASAWNTITHDLNDKEAVALSGPTETVLSDYNKSKKPVPVNKRVADYGFFDLRLGFGSCTGTAKKTCDQLRLSSEARDKGKLGKVFGWTVTGKQKDIVSDLLGKAHVDGLIAGFKATHFYEHPDSKASLKNIQDWVAAHPQTHRMATANDKPW, encoded by the coding sequence GTGTCTTCTCGCGCCATGAAAGTATCTATTGCCGCCGTTTTGGCCACTGGCTCTTTCCTCGCCGCAAGCCCGGTTCACGCCGCGCCCACCTCTCCTGGCAACCCTGCCTCACAGCGCCCGGTGTACGCCATCGCTCACCGCGTGCTCACCGTTAAAGGCGTCGATGATGCGGTCAAGCTCGGAGCTAACGCCATCGAGATTGACCTGACGGCCCGTAAATCTGGATGGTCTGCTAACCACGACGGCCTCCCCACGAGCGCAGGAGACTCTGCCGAAACGATGTTCAAACACATCGCTGCCAAGAAAAAGGCAGGCAGCAACATCTCTTTCATCTGGCTGGACATCAAGAACCCCGATTACTGCAAGTCCGGCGAAGCCGGCTCCAAGTGCTCCATCGACCACTTGCGCGACCTTGCCCGCAACACCTTCGAAAAAGAGGGCGTGCGCGCCCTATACGGGTTCTACAAGACTGCTGGTGCTTCGGCATGGAACACCATCACTCACGACTTAAACGACAAAGAAGCCGTGGCGCTCAGTGGACCTACTGAGACGGTTTTGTCTGACTACAACAAGTCGAAGAAGCCCGTACCGGTTAACAAGCGAGTCGCGGACTACGGCTTCTTCGACCTGCGCCTTGGCTTCGGCTCATGCACCGGAACAGCAAAGAAAACCTGTGATCAGCTCCGCCTGTCTAGCGAGGCCAGAGACAAGGGCAAGCTCGGGAAAGTGTTCGGCTGGACAGTTACCGGAAAGCAGAAGGACATCGTTTCGGATCTGCTAGGTAAGGCACACGTCGATGGTTTGATCGCTGGTTTCAAAGCCACGCACTTCTATGAGCACCCCGACTCCAAAGCGTCGTTGAAGAACATCCAGGACTGGGTAGCTGCACACCCGCAGACGCACCGGATGGCAACCGCGAACGACAAGCCGTGGTGA
- a CDS encoding zinc finger domain-containing protein, translated as MPASTSGHLFLSPHDLAQRVPCRICAAEIGAPCTDDGALREDPHHSRWIMYQRSIRERPFTATIRSTGDGFTEDEVVIVVTSLEGGHLEVLSEPPSGVTRPSQIPARRVRFQAFVDDSRARSALRHAARRPRIRHTL; from the coding sequence ATGCCGGCCAGCACCAGCGGTCATCTTTTCTTGAGTCCGCACGATCTCGCACAACGCGTACCGTGCCGCATCTGCGCTGCCGAAATCGGAGCCCCCTGCACCGACGACGGCGCCCTTCGTGAGGACCCTCACCACTCCCGCTGGATCATGTACCAGCGATCCATCCGCGAGCGCCCTTTCACCGCCACCATTCGCAGCACCGGAGATGGGTTCACCGAAGACGAAGTCGTCATTGTGGTGACCAGTCTTGAAGGGGGTCATTTGGAGGTCCTCAGTGAGCCTCCTTCTGGAGTAACTCGTCCTAGTCAGATTCCTGCGCGCCGTGTGCGCTTCCAGGCTTTCGTTGATGACTCTCGTGCGCGCAGCGCGCTACGTCACGCTGCGCGCCGTCCTCGCATCCGTCACACTCTCTAG
- a CDS encoding sodium:proton antiporter, producing MIVQWWGLIPFALMLLSIAVFPLVPAAAHIWENPRNQLVLSLLLGMPVAVWFILAGSGMQVLATGIEYIQFIMLLLALFVVSGGIYLRGDLAARPATNTAFLAVGGLLASFIGTTGAAMLLIRPILNTNRERRFRAHTVVFTILVVANCGGVLTPLGDPPLFLGFLRGVPFTWTFHLIVEWLFVNAMLLGTYFLLDRRLHHRESAADLARDETEKTPLRIDGAVNFAWFALVIAAVAVAPSVDIHAIEVGHTEPLQWLPLRELIFAVAALASLRTTSRETRYEQNSFSWSPIAEVAALFIGIFLTMMPALRYLEAVAPKLPLNEVTFFVFSGGLSSVLDNAPTYATFFSMAAQLPGDLRIAGVPEPYLVAISLGSVFCGAITYIGNGPNFMVKSVAESRQVCMPSFGGYMVWTMRYLVPVLAAMVMIFVVGGPLWSTAGVAIAALSIGMTAAGVGTPVLDGDKADSHAEN from the coding sequence GTGATCGTTCAATGGTGGGGCCTGATCCCTTTTGCCCTCATGTTGCTCAGCATTGCGGTGTTCCCTCTGGTGCCAGCCGCAGCACACATATGGGAAAACCCACGAAATCAACTAGTGCTGTCTTTGCTGCTCGGAATGCCAGTTGCTGTGTGGTTCATCCTGGCAGGTTCAGGGATGCAGGTACTTGCCACAGGTATCGAGTACATCCAGTTCATCATGCTGTTACTGGCGCTATTCGTGGTCTCTGGCGGTATCTACCTACGCGGTGATCTTGCCGCCAGACCAGCAACCAACACCGCTTTCCTGGCTGTCGGCGGTTTGCTCGCCAGCTTCATCGGCACCACCGGAGCTGCGATGCTGCTCATCCGCCCTATCCTCAACACCAACCGTGAACGGCGATTTCGTGCACACACAGTGGTATTCACCATTCTTGTGGTGGCCAACTGTGGCGGTGTGCTCACCCCACTGGGCGACCCACCACTATTCCTTGGCTTCCTGCGGGGAGTGCCATTCACCTGGACATTCCATCTGATCGTGGAATGGCTATTCGTCAACGCGATGCTGCTAGGGACCTACTTCTTACTAGACCGTCGCTTGCACCACCGTGAATCCGCTGCCGATCTAGCCCGCGACGAAACAGAGAAAACACCACTACGCATCGACGGCGCCGTGAACTTCGCATGGTTTGCCTTAGTGATCGCGGCAGTGGCAGTGGCACCGTCAGTAGACATCCACGCAATCGAAGTTGGACACACAGAACCACTGCAGTGGCTGCCGTTACGTGAACTGATTTTCGCAGTCGCTGCACTCGCCTCACTGCGCACCACCAGCCGTGAAACCAGATACGAACAGAACAGCTTCTCCTGGAGCCCTATAGCCGAAGTTGCGGCCTTGTTCATAGGGATCTTCCTGACAATGATGCCTGCCCTGCGCTACCTGGAAGCAGTGGCGCCGAAACTACCGCTAAACGAAGTGACATTCTTCGTTTTCTCCGGTGGGCTCTCCTCTGTATTGGACAACGCACCCACATATGCCACGTTCTTCAGCATGGCTGCACAACTGCCAGGAGACCTGCGAATCGCAGGAGTACCCGAGCCATACCTCGTGGCGATCAGCCTCGGATCAGTGTTTTGCGGCGCGATCACATACATCGGAAACGGACCAAACTTCATGGTGAAGTCAGTTGCCGAATCACGGCAGGTGTGCATGCCCTCCTTCGGAGGCTACATGGTGTGGACAATGCGCTACCTAGTTCCGGTGCTAGCCGCCATGGTGATGATTTTCGTAGTTGGCGGCCCCCTATGGTCCACAGCCGGGGTAGCAATAGCCGCACTTTCTATAGGCATGACCGCTGCTGGGGTAGGCACGCCAGTTCTTGACGGAGACAAAGCAGACTCACACGCAGAAAACTGA
- a CDS encoding DedA family protein: MTSMFTRPDFSVPHSPKESDKLRDSVPEEMENTPTTLWPQGTKFGRADRICLGLIIGVTVFGLIMMPARPVILTWSPLVIVALTGSRTGLVACGALASTGQAGMPTPLAIALPLVIGVISMVKFTPIYWWAGKLWGDWFITALAGQTERQQKRAARAESLARRYMIPAIGLTYVPFVPIPAAIIHAVLGASGTSLKKFLSVNLVFAAVVQSIYFAMGWYIGEPAVALLDELAKYSLWLALGIFVFIMIGSFRTAARTEKERQNRRGGNATRAAHDDQP, from the coding sequence ATGACCTCGATGTTCACGCGCCCAGATTTCTCTGTTCCTCACTCCCCCAAGGAGTCTGACAAGCTGCGGGACTCTGTGCCAGAAGAGATGGAAAACACACCTACGACTTTGTGGCCCCAGGGAACAAAGTTTGGTCGAGCAGATCGGATCTGCTTGGGACTGATCATTGGTGTCACCGTGTTCGGGTTGATCATGATGCCAGCACGGCCAGTGATTTTGACCTGGTCTCCGCTGGTGATTGTCGCCTTAACTGGATCTCGCACCGGGCTTGTTGCGTGTGGCGCGTTGGCATCGACTGGGCAGGCCGGGATGCCCACTCCCCTGGCGATTGCGCTTCCCTTGGTGATCGGTGTGATCAGTATGGTGAAGTTCACGCCTATCTATTGGTGGGCGGGTAAATTGTGGGGTGACTGGTTCATCACAGCGTTGGCTGGCCAGACAGAGCGTCAACAAAAACGTGCCGCTCGCGCGGAGTCCTTGGCACGCAGGTACATGATTCCGGCGATTGGTTTGACCTACGTTCCCTTCGTCCCGATCCCGGCAGCAATTATTCACGCCGTATTGGGGGCATCAGGCACCTCATTGAAGAAGTTCTTGAGCGTGAACTTGGTCTTCGCGGCGGTTGTGCAGTCGATCTACTTCGCTATGGGCTGGTACATCGGCGAACCTGCCGTGGCATTGCTCGATGAACTAGCTAAATACTCGCTGTGGCTGGCGCTGGGCATTTTCGTTTTCATCATGATTGGGTCGTTCCGGACAGCAGCTCGGACAGAGAAAGAACGGCAAAACCGCCGCGGCGGGAACGCTACTCGCGCAGCACATGACGATCAGCCCTGA
- a CDS encoding sensor histidine kinase, with amino-acid sequence MTISPDRDACPVGEVGCEGVKEKEVCIGHASHDARNSGWHCVRARLTVSFLLALVIPLLALLGLASVMVQRSLDREFGGRLLENSKLIAAQLVLGGPDALDIEQLGPDMHRVTLRVTDERGRVVIAHPSQAQAPIAPTQVPFTRRPVLEGTNMLPWGPQMQLMYSTHDVRHGKHIYRISLSIPLAGQVAAVRVFTEVSLAVLPMLLLGAGVVVWLATGRALKPVEEMRLAAERISAQNLTARLPVAPHDDEVTRLANTLNDMLSRLEKGRDRQRQFVSDASHELRSPLTNLQASIQLGQAAGSAQRWNELAPIMEAESARLAHLVDDLLTLSRSDERGGMQLEFEDVDLDDVAYGEVIALRSAGKVDVVYDLVPARVTGAQDALARAVRNLSTNATRAAKSRVRISTSIDGQWALLAVEDDGQGVPESERERIFDRFVRLDEARHRDAGGSGLGLPIVSEIIRAHSGTVKVDSSPSLGGARFTLRIPLQT; translated from the coding sequence ATGACGATCAGCCCTGATCGAGATGCTTGCCCTGTCGGCGAGGTGGGATGTGAAGGCGTGAAAGAAAAAGAAGTATGTATCGGCCATGCAAGCCACGATGCCCGCAACAGTGGGTGGCATTGCGTTCGAGCGCGCCTGACTGTTTCGTTCTTGCTGGCTCTCGTGATCCCGCTGCTAGCACTACTGGGGTTGGCCAGTGTGATGGTGCAGCGCTCACTGGACCGTGAGTTCGGTGGCCGTCTGCTGGAAAACAGCAAGCTTATCGCCGCTCAGTTAGTTCTCGGTGGCCCAGATGCACTAGATATCGAGCAGCTGGGCCCCGACATGCACCGAGTGACCTTGCGGGTAACCGATGAGCGAGGGCGGGTCGTGATCGCTCATCCCTCACAAGCGCAAGCTCCGATTGCCCCCACACAGGTGCCTTTCACACGACGCCCTGTGCTGGAAGGCACAAACATGTTGCCGTGGGGCCCGCAAATGCAGTTGATGTATTCAACTCACGATGTACGCCACGGCAAGCACATCTACCGCATCTCGCTGTCTATCCCTCTTGCTGGTCAAGTCGCGGCAGTACGGGTGTTCACAGAGGTCTCTTTGGCGGTATTGCCCATGCTGCTTCTCGGTGCAGGTGTGGTGGTATGGCTAGCGACGGGGCGGGCTTTGAAACCTGTTGAAGAGATGCGGCTAGCCGCCGAGCGAATTAGCGCCCAAAACCTCACTGCGCGGCTGCCGGTAGCGCCTCATGACGATGAAGTAACCCGCTTAGCAAACACACTCAACGACATGTTGAGTCGCCTTGAGAAGGGCCGCGATCGTCAACGCCAATTCGTTTCCGACGCGAGCCACGAACTACGTTCACCGCTGACGAACCTGCAAGCCTCGATCCAGCTGGGGCAAGCAGCTGGCAGCGCTCAACGGTGGAATGAATTAGCTCCCATTATGGAAGCTGAGTCAGCTCGGCTGGCGCACCTGGTCGATGACCTTCTTACTCTCTCGCGCAGCGATGAGCGCGGAGGCATGCAGCTGGAGTTTGAGGACGTCGACCTCGACGATGTGGCTTACGGAGAAGTGATAGCGCTGCGTTCGGCTGGCAAAGTGGACGTGGTGTATGACTTAGTTCCCGCGCGCGTAACTGGCGCCCAGGACGCTTTGGCCCGAGCAGTGCGCAACCTGTCCACAAACGCTACTCGCGCCGCGAAATCTCGCGTGCGTATCTCAACCTCCATTGATGGCCAGTGGGCACTGTTGGCGGTCGAAGACGATGGCCAAGGGGTACCCGAAAGCGAACGCGAACGAATATTCGACCGATTTGTGCGATTGGATGAGGCACGGCATCGAGACGCTGGCGGCTCAGGGCTAGGGTTGCCAATCGTCTCGGAAATAATCCGAGCTCATTCGGGCACAGTGAAAGTGGACTCCTCGCCTTCGCTAGGAGGAGCCAGATTCACTCTCCGGATTCCGTTGCAGACGTAA
- a CDS encoding response regulator transcription factor, producing the protein MRVLVVEDDLAMAGLISTALTDQGFAVDMEHEGHAGLAAASGTGYDVVILDIMLPGLSGYRIVEKLRERGNWTPVLMLTAKDGPYDEADAFDLGADDYLTKPFDVVVLLARLRALVRRGAPARPATLMLGDLSLDPSTHRVYRGDKEVRLTAKEFAVLEFFMRHPGQLLTKKQILGGVWDAEFTGDVNIVEVYVGYLRKKLDTAFGRASFETIRGAGYRLVNDLV; encoded by the coding sequence GTGCGTGTACTCGTCGTCGAAGACGACCTGGCTATGGCAGGTCTCATCTCGACAGCGTTGACCGACCAAGGATTTGCGGTCGATATGGAGCATGAAGGGCACGCCGGTTTAGCCGCCGCGTCCGGTACGGGGTATGACGTTGTCATCCTCGACATCATGCTGCCCGGGCTGTCTGGCTATCGGATCGTTGAGAAGCTGCGTGAACGGGGAAATTGGACCCCGGTGTTGATGCTTACTGCTAAGGATGGTCCCTATGACGAGGCGGATGCCTTCGATTTAGGTGCTGACGACTACCTCACCAAACCATTTGACGTGGTTGTGCTGCTGGCTCGTTTGCGTGCACTTGTTCGGCGAGGCGCTCCTGCTCGTCCGGCCACGCTCATGCTTGGTGACCTTTCCTTGGACCCCTCGACGCACCGTGTTTACCGCGGCGATAAAGAGGTTCGGCTCACCGCCAAAGAGTTCGCAGTCCTGGAATTCTTTATGCGCCACCCAGGACAACTCCTCACCAAAAAGCAGATTCTCGGAGGTGTGTGGGATGCGGAGTTCACTGGCGACGTGAACATCGTTGAGGTGTACGTCGGCTACCTGCGCAAGAAACTCGACACCGCCTTTGGGCGTGCATCTTTCGAGACCATTCGCGGCGCCGGCTATCGACTCGTCAACGACCTCGTCTGA
- a CDS encoding YdhK family protein: MNARAIAAAFALTLSFSTLAACQGNNSSYGRIPQNPAGSPKPSTQVAPPSSTQTMPSSHAYPTNGGPAPSGIATASSARYKVGDTVKLNADHLPSMKGATATIKGAYKTTAYEVDFTPSNGRTPIHEHKWVVHEELKNPGAAPLAKGTSITINTEHLPGMKGAKGSVDEAKNTTVYMVDYQGPDGTKFTNHKWVIEEEITPAK, translated from the coding sequence ATGAATGCACGGGCAATCGCCGCAGCCTTCGCGCTCACCCTCTCTTTCAGCACCCTGGCAGCCTGCCAAGGAAACAACTCCTCCTACGGACGCATCCCACAAAACCCAGCCGGCTCACCAAAACCATCCACCCAAGTTGCTCCGCCCTCCTCTACACAGACCATGCCCAGCTCGCATGCCTACCCCACCAACGGCGGCCCCGCTCCCTCCGGCATCGCCACCGCCTCAAGCGCCCGATACAAAGTCGGCGACACCGTCAAACTCAACGCCGATCACCTACCCAGCATGAAAGGAGCAACCGCAACGATTAAAGGCGCCTACAAAACCACCGCCTACGAAGTTGACTTCACTCCCTCCAACGGGCGCACCCCCATACACGAACACAAGTGGGTCGTCCATGAAGAACTCAAAAACCCCGGTGCAGCGCCACTGGCCAAAGGCACATCAATCACCATCAACACCGAGCACTTGCCTGGCATGAAGGGAGCCAAAGGCTCCGTCGATGAAGCCAAAAACACCACCGTTTACATGGTCGACTACCAAGGCCCGGACGGCACAAAATTCACCAACCACAAATGGGTCATCGAAGAAGAGATCACGCCAGCCAAATAA
- a CDS encoding NAD-dependent succinate-semialdehyde dehydrogenase → MGYATTNPYTGEVLKKFETASEAEVEAAVTKADKAFQVWRKKSIEERGKVLTKAAAILRENRREFAQTLTLEMGKLIAEAEAEIDVCIGMLEYYVQFGAEQLAPRFLSAKGFGDQDVMLVNEPLGVLYAVEPWNFPYYQVVRIAAPQFTAGNSIVLKHASNVPQSALKMEKLFADAGVPEGLLVNVFASHEAAEQILSDPRVRGVALTGSEGAGAAVAAIAAKHLKKSTLELGGADAYIVLEDAEIDKAVKWAVFGRHWNAGQVCCSAKRLIVMDSVYEEFLAKYKEGVKALVAGDPMDPNTSLAPLMSQAAVDDLAQMVEQARLEGATVEEIGEKVPEQGAFFQPTILTEIEVGSKTSMREFFGPVSQIYRAKDEDDAVRIANSSPFGLGGSVITQDIARAQKIARRLDTGMVYINQPTGAKPDIPFGGTKRSGYGRELTELGLHEFVNQKVVVVTDIDGSF, encoded by the coding sequence ATGGGTTACGCAACCACCAATCCGTACACCGGCGAAGTACTGAAGAAGTTCGAGACTGCCAGCGAGGCCGAGGTGGAGGCAGCCGTAACAAAGGCTGACAAGGCGTTCCAGGTCTGGCGGAAGAAAAGCATTGAGGAGCGCGGAAAGGTACTGACTAAGGCTGCCGCGATCTTGCGTGAGAACCGTCGCGAGTTCGCCCAGACTCTTACGCTAGAGATGGGCAAGCTGATCGCTGAAGCCGAGGCCGAGATTGATGTGTGCATCGGCATGCTGGAGTACTACGTGCAGTTTGGTGCTGAACAGCTTGCGCCACGGTTCTTGTCGGCAAAGGGTTTTGGGGACCAGGATGTCATGCTGGTCAACGAACCGCTGGGTGTTTTGTATGCGGTGGAGCCGTGGAACTTCCCGTACTACCAAGTGGTCAGGATCGCTGCGCCACAGTTCACGGCAGGTAACTCGATCGTGCTGAAGCATGCTTCGAATGTTCCGCAGTCAGCGTTGAAGATGGAGAAGCTATTCGCTGACGCTGGGGTTCCTGAGGGGCTTTTGGTGAATGTGTTCGCCTCGCATGAGGCGGCCGAGCAGATCCTCTCGGACCCGCGGGTGCGTGGTGTGGCCCTGACTGGTTCGGAAGGCGCTGGGGCGGCGGTGGCAGCGATTGCCGCTAAGCATCTTAAAAAGTCCACGCTTGAGTTGGGTGGGGCGGACGCCTACATCGTGTTGGAAGACGCTGAAATTGATAAAGCGGTGAAGTGGGCAGTGTTTGGGCGGCACTGGAACGCTGGTCAGGTGTGCTGTTCGGCTAAGCGTCTCATCGTGATGGACAGCGTGTATGAGGAGTTCCTCGCCAAATACAAGGAGGGTGTCAAAGCCCTAGTGGCAGGTGACCCGATGGACCCGAATACTTCACTGGCGCCGTTGATGTCCCAGGCAGCTGTTGATGATTTGGCCCAGATGGTTGAACAGGCTCGCCTGGAGGGCGCGACGGTTGAGGAGATTGGTGAGAAGGTGCCTGAGCAGGGGGCGTTCTTCCAGCCGACGATTCTCACTGAGATTGAGGTTGGTTCTAAGACCAGCATGCGGGAGTTCTTCGGCCCGGTGTCGCAGATCTATCGCGCGAAAGACGAAGATGATGCTGTACGTATCGCGAACTCTTCACCGTTTGGGCTGGGTGGTTCAGTGATTACGCAAGACATTGCACGTGCCCAGAAGATCGCGCGTCGCTTGGACACTGGCATGGTGTACATCAACCAGCCCACGGGTGCTAAGCCGGATATTCCCTTCGGTGGGACGAAGCGTTCTGGTTACGGACGTGAGCTGACCGAGTTGGGTCTGCATGAGTTTGTTAACCAGAAGGTCGTGGTGGTTACCGATATTGATGGCAGTTTCTAA
- a CDS encoding zinc-binding dehydrogenase, protein MTFTTAATTHHDTTSEHGRTMLAERFNANTGSITIEELPIPTPGPGQVRLKVAYCGICHSDLSLINGNFPVRTPIVTQGHEVSGYIDALGPGVTGWSIGDPVIPSAGRACLTCRKCRRGDFLNCLAIQLMAFDFDGGWAEYVIVNAIGLTRVPEGVPMDQAAILADAVSTPFAAVMRSGQVHLGNAVGIWGLGGVGTHLLQLAKLAGGTPLIAVDLDDAALARARRLGADYTFRADDPHLIDKIEEATYGRMIDVAFDAVGITATCTQAAQALDTGGKLVVVGLSGQDLNLGDITNFALGRKQVIGHLGYKVQDIAMLAEMLRHKRLDLSESISAVVPLTEVKRGIDMLESREGNPIRILVQP, encoded by the coding sequence ATGACATTCACCACAGCAGCAACCACCCACCATGACACCACCTCAGAACACGGCAGAACCATGCTCGCTGAACGATTCAACGCCAACACTGGCAGCATCACCATCGAAGAACTCCCCATCCCCACCCCCGGCCCCGGTCAAGTACGCCTCAAAGTCGCCTACTGCGGCATCTGCCACTCCGACCTATCCCTCATCAACGGCAACTTCCCCGTCCGCACCCCCATCGTCACCCAAGGCCACGAAGTCAGCGGCTACATCGACGCCCTCGGACCAGGTGTCACTGGCTGGTCAATTGGCGACCCTGTCATTCCCTCCGCAGGCCGAGCTTGCCTAACCTGCCGCAAATGCCGCCGCGGCGATTTTCTCAATTGCCTCGCCATACAGCTCATGGCATTCGACTTCGACGGCGGATGGGCCGAATATGTCATCGTCAACGCCATAGGCCTCACCCGCGTGCCTGAAGGCGTCCCCATGGATCAAGCCGCCATCCTCGCCGACGCCGTCTCCACACCTTTCGCCGCTGTCATGCGAAGCGGCCAAGTGCACCTCGGCAACGCCGTGGGCATCTGGGGACTTGGCGGAGTAGGAACCCACCTACTACAACTAGCCAAACTCGCCGGAGGCACCCCCCTCATCGCAGTGGACCTCGATGACGCCGCCCTTGCACGCGCCCGCCGCCTCGGCGCCGACTACACCTTCCGCGCAGATGACCCGCACCTCATCGACAAAATCGAAGAAGCCACCTATGGCCGCATGATCGACGTGGCTTTCGATGCCGTCGGCATCACCGCAACCTGCACCCAAGCTGCCCAAGCACTCGACACAGGCGGAAAACTGGTCGTCGTGGGACTGAGCGGACAAGATCTCAACCTCGGCGACATCACCAACTTCGCCCTGGGACGCAAACAGGTCATTGGGCACCTGGGATACAAAGTGCAAGACATAGCCATGCTCGCCGAAATGCTTCGACACAAACGCCTCGACTTGTCCGAATCCATCTCTGCAGTCGTACCGCTGACCGAAGTGAAACGCGGCATAGACATGCTCGAAAGCCGTGAAGGCAACCCCATCCGCATCCTCGTCCAGCCCTGA